GCTCGATGAATATATGTCCATCTATGGTGTAAATACCTGGGCAATGTCAACATATGAAAGCCGCCGTGGTCTGGCGAGAAACTACATAACTCCTATTATCGGAGATATGTTACTATCCGACATCACTCCAAGGATGATGGATAAGTATTACCGTGATCTGCTCTCTGTGAAAACGGTAAGCGTCAACAACCGCAAACCCACAAGCGAATATCTGACCCCGCATACAGTAAGAGAAATTCACAAGCTACTTCGCAGTGCCTTTAATCAGGCGGTGCGTTGGGAACTAATCAGCCGTAACCCTGTCCTGAATGCGACACTTCCCAAAGAAGAACATAAAGAACGGGATATATGGACTGCCGAAACGCTGAGCAAGGCTATGGAAGTCTGTGATGATCCTATCCTCTCCCTTGCCTTAAATCTGGCGTTCTCCTGCTCTTTACGCATTGGTGAAATGCTGGGCCTTACCTGGGACTGCATTGATATTGCACCACAGAGCATAGAAAATGGTTCAGCTTATATATTCGTCAACAAAGAGCTGCAACGGGTTACACGAGGTGCATTGGACGATTTGAGCGACAAAGGTGTTATTAAGAAGTTTCCACCTTGCATAGCCAGTACCCATACTGCTCTGGTCCTGAAAGAGCCTAAAACCAAAACCAGTATTCGCCGCGTGTACCTGCCGAAAACAGTTGCCTATATGCTGGTAGAGAGAAAAAAAGAAATTGATGAGCTGATGGATCTGTTTGGAGATGAATACATCGACAATAACCTGGTCTTTTGCTCCAGCAATGGCCGTCCGATGGAAAGCCAGGTGATTAACCGTGCTTTCAATAAACTTATCAAAGAAAACGGACTGCCTCATGTTGTATTCCATTCTCTCCGTCACTCCAGTATCACCTACAAGCTGAAACTCAATGGTGGCGATATGAAATCCGTCCAGGGCGACTCTGGTCATGCTCAGGTAAAAATGGTTGCAGATGTCTACTCTCACATCATCGACGAGGATCGCTGCATAAACGCTCAGCGATTGGAGGAAGCATTTTACTCATCCAAGACTCCTGACCCTGTTGAAGATACAGAGCCTAAAACTGCGGATACTGCCGTCACTGAAAGTGATGAAAGTGATGCAGCGAAGATACTGGAACTGCTTAAAAATCCCGAAACTGCCGCACTGCTCAAGCAGCTGGCAAAAGCTTTATAAAGTCCCTCCCTCAGAAGAACGCCTCTCACTTTGTGAGAGGTTTTCTTCGTTTGAACCACTTTGCACAGTGACCAAACACTTTTTTTGTTAGCAAGGTTCTGAAAGCATTTTTGAGCGATGTTAGCAAATTCGCGATTTTGTTTGCAACTTCCTCTAATTTCTGCTAACAAATGTTTGCAAGTTCCTTTGGTAAAAATCGAACCTCTGACTTACCGCCTTTCTTAGCAAAAGGCCAAATCTCGTTAGCAAATGTTAGCAAACCAAGGTTTTTTGCAAAAAAGCCACAAAAGCCGCAGAAATAAGAAAAGCCGAAAACCCTGATAAATCAAAGGTTTTCGGCGTGTTTGCTGGCGTCCCTGGCGGGATTCGAACCCACGGCCTTTCGCTTAGGAGTAGACCCGATACGATGAAACCAAGTGCAACACAGTGCAAGAAAATCCTTGGAAATACAAGGCTTTTCACAGTTTCAAATCCTATCTGGTATTACGCTTCATAAGCATTTTCATAGGGATTTTACACCGTCCAATTGGCTCGAAATTAGCAAGGCTTTCGATTTTCGGTGGACGTTGCAAGTGCAAGCAAATTCCTCTATGTAACTTCTCGTGATACGAAATGATAGGAAATCCTATTCATTCTCGTGCGGAGGCGCTGATGTCTTTAGACACCATCTTAGTCTGTTTAATATATCATTTCAAAATAGATTTTTCAACCAGCATTATTAAGAATTTCAAAGGTTTTTCAGACTCAATGATTCTATGTAATTTAGACCCGCCGAAGCAGGTCTTTTTTTATTTCAGCATAATCTCTCTATCCTCAGCGCCGAGCATATAAGCACCCTTGGCAAAAGCATCCCTTGCCAGAAGCTCTGCTACATCAACCCTATCGAACAGCATCCATATTTCTTTCTCTTTCGGAGTCAGTTCATGGCTATGGTCAAACAAATGCTCAAGTCCCAATCCTTCAAGCAATGCCGACTTTGCTGCTTTGTATTCCTCAGCTCTGCCAACATATTCGTCGTTCCTTTCCTTGGAAAATGCCTCGATATTGTCAGCTCTCAGATGCTCGTAATACTCGTCCATAAAGATTCTATCCATACTCGTTGACCTCCATAACAAAAAAATAAGGGCAGACCCTTTTACAGCTATTGTAGCTATGTAAAAGGATCTGCCCTTGCAGTTACTATAATGTTTTTGCCAGCGACTTCAGGAGTGCTGCCATTTCCGGATTTTGCAGAAGCTTCAGAAGAAGTTCTTTATCATCAGCGGAGCTTTCCGTTGCGGCTGGTTGAACCGGCTCAGGCGTTGCCTGTCTGCCTGAGTAGAACGCAGCTTCCATTCTTTCAGCGTTCAGTCTGCGGTCATCGTCGATGATATGAGAGTAAACATCCGCTACCATCTTGACCTGTGCATGACCGGAATCGCCTTGAACGGATTTCATATCGCCGCCGTTCAGCTTCAGCTTGTAAGTGATACTGGAATGTCGGAGACTATGGAAAACCACTTTCGGCAGTCCCTTCTCCTCAATCAGCTTATTGAAAGCACGGTTGATAACCTGCCCCTCAATCGGCTTGCCATTGGAAGAACAGAAAACCAGATTGAAGTCTACGAACTCGTCACCGAAAAGGTCTTTCAGTTCTTCGATGTCAGCCTTTCGCTGTACCAACATTTCCGCTACGGTTTTCGGTAAGAACACCTTGCGGACACTTGTTTTGGTCTTAGGAGTTTTGAGAACCAATGCGGTATGCGTACTGGCGAAGGTCGGCGGGAACTTGAACATGATGTCCTTACCGTCCAGATCTGCCATCGCTTCACGATTTACTCTCTGCAACTCCTTTTCAACGAAGATGCTTGCCTGACCAAGTTCAATACTGGTGGGGGAAATGTCAATACAGTCCCAAGTAAGCCCCAGAAGCTCGCCCATTCGCAAGGAACAGGAGAAGGCAAGGTTAATGGCCAGACGAAGAATATCATCGTCACAGGCTTCCAGAGCCTTCTGGAGCACTTCTGCTGTCCAGATGTCCCTGGTCTTGTGTTCTTCCTTCGGCAGTGTAGCGTGCTCCACAGGGTTTCTGGTCATCAATTCCCACTTGACCGCCTGATTGAAAGCATTTCGCAATGTCTTGTGAACCTCTCGGACAGTATGCGGAGTCAGATATTCTGTACGGGCTTTTACATACTTAGAAGAAACCGCTTTGACAGAAAGCAAATCTCGGTAATACTTGTCCATGATTCTCGGCGTGACATCCTCCAGCTTCATATCACCGATGAGGGGACGAATATAGTTTGCAATCAGGCTCTTTCTGCTTTCATAGGTAGACATCGCCCAGGTGTTCACACCATAGATTGACATATACTCATCCAAAAGATCGTTGACGGTTTTAGCAGAAGGGGGAATAAAGGTTCCGGACTCCTGCTCATATTCAACCTGCAACTTCCTTTTCTTTGCTTCAGCATTCGTTTCAAAGGTTTCCCACTTCTGACGCTTGTTGCCGTTCTCATCGGTGTATGTATAAACCACAGAATACTTCTTTTTTCTCTTAACGATAGATGCCATGTAATCATCTCCTTTCCTGTCTATCTTCCGCTAACTGGTAGCGGGTCTGATTCTGATACCACTTCATAAAGCTCTCTTTTGTAGCTCGGTTATGCCTGCCCACTCGAATCAGCTCGAAGCTTCCCTTGGCGGCAATGCTGTAGATATTCTGGCGATTGGTGTCAAGCATTCTTGCAATCTCTGGCAGACCGTAGGTGGATGCCATAATATCTGCATCAAGTTCCTGATCCTCTACCGTGCGGTAATCGGTTTGAGAAGCATACCATCTTTCAAAGCTCTCCTTGGTCACTCTGCGCTTGCCCAGGACATCGACCACATCAAAATGCCCTTTGGCAACCAGTTCGTAAGCAGTCGCTTCTTTCAGCCCAAGGCGCTGTCCAAGCTCCTCCATTGAATATGTAGTTTTCTTCAGTTCCTCACCGGGAGGGGTTCCATCGACCTTCTGGTATTTGAACTGATTGGCATACCATTCTTCAAAGCTGTCGATCATCACCCTCATGGTGTTGCCGACAAGAATGGTTTTGAAGTAATTCTTCTTAATGAGCCAGTATGACTCCGTTTTTCCAAGACCAAGCATCCTGCCCATTTCCGGAACAGACATACTCGTGCGTTTTCTCATTTCCGCCATCGTACAACCTCCTATGTAAAAAATGTAGCCATGTGTTTCTTGTCATGGCTACATTTTATCGAACTCTCAATATGTTTTGAAGTTTGTCGCCGGGTTGTACGACACCCTTGACAAATCTTACATTTGATGATCCAACCACTCATCAAAACTCTTTTTGGAGATTCTGATGCTGCCGCCAATGCGGACACTATGAAAAACCTTCTTTTTCACAAGGTTGTATGCACTGGTTCTGCTGATGCCCAGAATATCCTGAATCTCATCAACCGTATAGGTTCTCTTATCAAACTGAACTGTGTTAGCAGCTATCGCTTCTTCGGTGCGCTGATTCATGGCAGCGATTCTTTCTTCAAACATTTATGTTCACTCCTTCGTTTTCTTTGCTTTATGTTTTGTGGAACGCTTTTTCAGCTGCTCCATTGCCAGGCTGACGGATAAGGCTTTCTCAATCGCTACCATTTCACGGGGCGTTACCTTACCTAAGTAATTATCAATCCTGCTCTTATCAATGGTGCGAATCTGTTCCAGCTGAACAACGGACGCTTCTTTGAATGCAGGATTGTCGTAAATAACAAAGTGCGTCGGCATATTCGCTTTCTTATGGATTCTGGTGGTGACCGTTGCCACAATCAATGTGGGAGCGTGTTTATTACCGGTATCGTTCTGAATGACGATAACCGGACGGATGCCGCCTTGTTCCGACCCAACTACCGGGTCCAGATTGGCGCAATAAATATCACCACGGCAATATACCCAATTTTCTTTCATCATTTGCCATGACCTCCTTTCGTTGGGTATGTAATAACTGACTGCCTGAAATGAATCAGGCAGTCAGTCCAAAAGTCTATGTGTCCCATATTTGCCACGCACCCCTGAGAAAGAGGGCTTACGCCCTCAGGGAATCACCGAACGACTGATTGCGAATCAGTTCCATAGGAATCTAACCTCTGCCGGGTTCTCCGCCAGCTCCGTAGAGAAGTATCTTTAATCCTGTTGCTTTCATGGCCGTATTGGGAGCAACCCAATATTTACAAGCCAGTATTGATCGCTGGCATCGGGAGAGAGACAACTGCTTAATTTATAGAAGAAAGTCGTTCTGTTTCTCTGTCCGATACGTCACGGCGTACCGCTGATGTGGCTGATGCTCTCGCACCGGCAACAGGAACGTATTCGATGACTGTGTATTCAGTTTTCAAGGATCAAGCAGCCGATTTTCTTTGGCTGTATCTAAATTGTACCTGTTCCTCATGCAAGTTTTTATTGCCTCGTAGGTATAGTTTTGAGGTTATTCACGACCTAAAAATATGTAATCAAGGGTTGTATCAAAGCGCACGACCAATTCGATTGCCAAATCAATAGAGATGCCTCTGTTGCCGGTTTCAATTCGTGCAATGGTGTTTGCGGCAACGCCCAACTGCTCCGCAAGCTGTTCCTGTGTAAGCCCATGTTTCTTTCTCAATGCTTTAATTCTTTTTCCGCTTTCAACCAAGTCGTAATACATTTTCGTTCCTCCGTGTTTTTGAATTTGTGAAGTTGCAAAATCAAAAACGGAGGGAGGAGATCGTGACTGGTTCTCAATGCCCTTTGCCATCTGCCTGTCCTCCTTGCAGGCATAAAAAAAGAGCCGGAGTACATTACTCCAAGCTCTCGTTCATGCCTTTGTGTTAATAATGAAGGAAGATAGGCTGGTATAAAAAAAGCCCCGTACCCATTACAGGCACGAGGCGTAACTCTCTCTATTCAATTTTATGCCGCTATCTCCCAGCATAGCCATTCTAACACTGGACAAGTCGGACTTTCAGTATGGAAACCGTCGTATTTTCATCGGATTTTAGTCGGACTAAAATCCTGTCTTAGCACTCACAATAACACAATGCTTCTTCCTCCCTGGCACTTTCCAGGAAATCTTTCAATTTAGGAATGGCTGTTCCCCAAAGTGACAGACCAAATAACAGTATCGCTTCTTTCTTTCGGTCATAATAGCTGCTGCGTTCCATATTCAGAACCTCCAGCATTTCTGATTCTTTGTACTTGAAGCGATTGAGATATGCCTTTGAGATAATCTCACAGTACAGAGCGCCTTTATCCGGATATTCTCTGATTTTCAGCATCGCCATATCTACCAGTTCAATGATCCACTTTGTCTCGAATAAGCTTCGAATACGTTCTTCAAATCGTTCTCTCGCTTCATCCGGAGCAAAGTTCTCCAGATAAATCAATGCTCCATCTAAGCTGTCACCGTAAGTACAAATAAGGGTATCACATACATCATTCGCACGATCAATAGTAGACCAGCACACCTCTCGATATATGGATAAAATCAGCTTTGCTCTTTCATACAGAACCTTTTCGTCAATGTTCTGCATCCGGCAAAGCATTCGAATATTGCTTAATACCTGTGTATTATATCTGCTCATTCAGAATCTCCTTTCAGCCTAATCCATAAAATAAGAATTCCTTTCTAACTCCTGTCACTTGGCTAAAGGGAAACAAATACCATGGGACAAGAATGACTATAACTTCCGATATTTGATTAAAATAACAGAAGCAAAATCGGAAGTTCTTGACTTTATAAAAGTTCCGATATATAATTAAGTGGAACTAATACTTCTGTTCTGATTCTCATTATAGCATTTTCCAGAAGTTTGTCAACAAATAATCGGAAGTTACGAATAAATATTTTTTGAAAGGAAGGACAGTACCATGACATTTGGAGAAAAAATTAAAGAAGCTCGTTTGGCTATGAACCTATCTCAAACGGAGCTTGCCCAGATGACCGGCATTTCCGAAAGATCCCTTTACACCTATGAGCAGCTCGGAACACTCCCCAGAAAAAGCAACATCAGAAAACTTGCTGAAGCGCTGCATATCTCTGTGTCCTATCTTTTGGATGAATCTGAAACGGACAGCCAGAGCCATATAGATCAGGATATGTTTATTTTAGAGGCAAAGGAAAACTTCGGTTCAAAGGGAGCAAAAGAAGCTCAGGAAGTGCTGGGTCGTGTAAATTCTCTGTTTGCCGGTGGAGAATTGGACGAGGACGCAAAAGATGTATTCTTCCAGGCGATTATGTCAGTTTATATGGACTCTAAGAAAACAGCACGGGAAAAGTACACTCCGAAGAAATACAGAAAGCATAAAGATAAAGAGTAAAATCCTCAAGCACAGAATATGTTTTCTGTGTGCGATTCGGAGGTGAAGCAAATGAAAACGGCAGAGCATATCATTGAAACTGTCGATAAGCTTGTGCGAAAATATCACACCAGAGACCCTTACGAACTATGTCAGCTGTTAGGTATCAAAATCCACTATTACGATTTACAGAAGAAATTGAAGGGCTTCTTCTATTACCAGTCCAGACAGAAGAATATCGTGATAGATCACAATGTGAACGGCATCCTGGAACGTATCTTAGTCGCACATGAATTAGGACACGCTGTCCTGCATACAAAAATCGCCATGATGCACGGCTTTCAAGAAATGGAAGTTTTTGATGATAGATCAATCGAAGAAAATGAAGCAAACTTCTTTGCGGCGGAGCTTCTGTTAGAAGATGGGGAAGTTCTGGAATGCCTTTCGGAACACACATTTTTTGAAACGGCTAAAATGCTCTATGTACCGGCAGCATTATTAGACTACAAATTCAGCCTGCTCCACGAAAAAGGAGAGCTGGTAAATTCGATGTATATTCGTAAAGCAGATTTCCTGAAAGAAGATCTTCATGCCTACGATAACGACATTAGTTATGGCGATATATGAATATCTATTTTTATATCTTTACAGAAAAAGTCCACCAGTACGATGCGCAGTGCATCATGACTGGTGGACTTTTTGTTTCTTAAAGGATCAGTATATTGTATTGCAAAAAAGAAACCCACAGCAGTTCACTCAGAACCGTCAATGGGCTTCTTTTTCATTATATCAATCAAGCTCCGCTTTTTTTATCATCTCTTGCTGGTCAATCAAGACATCAATCATCTTTCCTACGGTTATCAATGTTGTTACATTACACTTTTTCAGTTTTGCAGCAATCTCATCATCGATGATGCTGTCGCATTTTGCATATGGGGTATCCAGCAAAAAATAGTCAAAGTTCTTTTCCAAGAC
Above is a genomic segment from Faecalibacterium taiwanense containing:
- a CDS encoding type II toxin-antitoxin system PemK/MazF family toxin; translation: MMKENWVYCRGDIYCANLDPVVGSEQGGIRPVIVIQNDTGNKHAPTLIVATVTTRIHKKANMPTHFVIYDNPAFKEASVVQLEQIRTIDKSRIDNYLGKVTPREMVAIEKALSVSLAMEQLKKRSTKHKAKKTKE
- a CDS encoding helix-turn-helix transcriptional regulator — encoded protein: MAKGIENQSRSPPSVFDFATSQIQKHGGTKMYYDLVESGKRIKALRKKHGLTQEQLAEQLGVAANTIARIETGNRGISIDLAIELVVRFDTTLDYIFLGRE
- a CDS encoding ImmA/IrrE family metallo-endopeptidase → MKTAEHIIETVDKLVRKYHTRDPYELCQLLGIKIHYYDLQKKLKGFFYYQSRQKNIVIDHNVNGILERILVAHELGHAVLHTKIAMMHGFQEMEVFDDRSIEENEANFFAAELLLEDGEVLECLSEHTFFETAKMLYVPAALLDYKFSLLHEKGELVNSMYIRKADFLKEDLHAYDNDISYGDI
- a CDS encoding helix-turn-helix domain-containing protein translates to MFEERIAAMNQRTEEAIAANTVQFDKRTYTVDEIQDILGISRTSAYNLVKKKVFHSVRIGGSIRISKKSFDEWLDHQM
- the xerC gene encoding tyrosine recombinase XerC, with translation MASIVKRKKKYSVVYTYTDENGNKRQKWETFETNAEAKKRKLQVEYEQESGTFIPPSAKTVNDLLDEYMSIYGVNTWAMSTYESRKSLIANYIRPLIGDMKLEDVTPRIMDKYYRDLLSVKAVSSKYVKARTEYLTPHTVREVHKTLRNAFNQAVKWELMTRNPVEHATLPKEEHKTRDIWTAEVLQKALEACDDDILRLAINLAFSCSLRMGELLGLTWDCIDISPTSIELGQASIFVEKELQRVNREAMADLDGKDIMFKFPPTFASTHTALVLKTPKTKTSVRKVFLPKTVAEMLVQRKADIEELKDLFGDEFVDFNLVFCSSNGKPIEGQVINRAFNKLIEEKGLPKVVFHSLRHSSITYKLKLNGGDMKSVQGDSGHAQVKMVADVYSHIIDDDRRLNAERMEAAFYSGRQATPEPVQPAATESSADDKELLLKLLQNPEMAALLKSLAKTL
- a CDS encoding helix-turn-helix domain-containing protein, producing MTFGEKIKEARLAMNLSQTELAQMTGISERSLYTYEQLGTLPRKSNIRKLAEALHISVSYLLDESETDSQSHIDQDMFILEAKENFGSKGAKEAQEVLGRVNSLFAGGELDEDAKDVFFQAIMSVYMDSKKTAREKYTPKKYRKHKDKE
- a CDS encoding helix-turn-helix domain-containing protein, whose protein sequence is MAEMRKRTSMSVPEMGRMLGLGKTESYWLIKKNYFKTILVGNTMRVMIDSFEEWYANQFKYQKVDGTPPGEELKKTTYSMEELGQRLGLKEATAYELVAKGHFDVVDVLGKRRVTKESFERWYASQTDYRTVEDQELDADIMASTYGLPEIARMLDTNRQNIYSIAAKGSFELIRVGRHNRATKESFMKWYQNQTRYQLAEDRQERR
- a CDS encoding tyrosine-type recombinase/integrase; protein product: MASIVKRKSKYSVVYDYTDENGKRRQRWETFSTNAEAKKRKKQIEYEQDSGTFFIPTAKTLNDLLDEYMSIYGVNTWAMSTYESRRGLARNYITPIIGDMLLSDITPRMMDKYYRDLLSVKTVSVNNRKPTSEYLTPHTVREIHKLLRSAFNQAVRWELISRNPVLNATLPKEEHKERDIWTAETLSKAMEVCDDPILSLALNLAFSCSLRIGEMLGLTWDCIDIAPQSIENGSAYIFVNKELQRVTRGALDDLSDKGVIKKFPPCIASTHTALVLKEPKTKTSIRRVYLPKTVAYMLVERKKEIDELMDLFGDEYIDNNLVFCSSNGRPMESQVINRAFNKLIKENGLPHVVFHSLRHSSITYKLKLNGGDMKSVQGDSGHAQVKMVADVYSHIIDEDRCINAQRLEEAFYSSKTPDPVEDTEPKTADTAVTESDESDAAKILELLKNPETAALLKQLAKAL